The nucleotide window TGACCTTCCTGCACTGCATGGCCGTGGCGTCGACCTTGAGCTGGCCCAGATCGTCTTCCAGATAGCCCTGACTGGCCAGATTGCTGGTTTCGACCAGATCGAAGTCCACGAGTTCGAGCCAGAGGATACCCATGGCTGCAAGCTGCAGGGCGACCTGTCTGCCGATGGCGCCGACACCGATCACTGTGGCCTGGCAGGCCACGATGCGTTCCGGCGGCACGATATCGCGCTGGCGGCTGTAGCGTTCGTCATCTCTCATAGAAACAGCACCTCACTTTCCCGGTCCCACAGTTCCGGCCGATCCGCCAGCTCATCGAGGAGCGCCTGGCGTTGGGCCGGTTCCATGCCTTCGAATTCCGCCAGGAAATCGTACGGCACGACATCGCTGTGCCATTGCCTGTCGGCGGACGCCTTTTCATGCTGAGCCGGCTCACACAGCCAGTCTACGGCCCTGACGTTGGCCGCATACTCGGCGTCCCAACTGTCATGGTCGCTGGGGCCAAACGCCTGTGAATAATCGATCCCTACAGGAATCAACACCTGGCTGCCCGGGCCGACGTTAAAACTCAGGCGTGCGTACGTGCTGTCATCCTGAGCCACGATCACCATCGCCGCCCACTGGCATGCGCCGAACACGCGTTTGAAGGTCTCTTCATCCTTGCCGCTGGGTTCGGGCGAGTCTCCAGGATGGGTATGCAGCCAAAGCCGCGCGAACTGTTCGGGCCTTCGGCCCAGGTCCACCTGTTCGTCGAAGAACTCACTGACCGCCTCGTCATCGAACTTGACACTGATGGAGGTAACTTCCTGTTTGACCGCGACGACGTCCTGTACGAACAGCAGGTCGTCCGGATCGGTGATGCCAAAGCCGCCTACCTCATTGTCCGATTGGTCCCGGAAGTACAGCAGCTTGGCCCACGCCATCGGGCTGAACCGCAGCGTAAGCTGTACCGGCTCGCTGTCCTCCATCCACCAGTCGTCCTCCCATAACCGCTGCTTCTTGGCCGGTTGGGGCTTCTTGCTCGTCTTCTGTTTCTTGTTCTTCATTGTCTTCCCTTTCTTCTCTGCACTCGGGGCATAGCCCGTCATCAAGACACGATTCACAACACACCGATTCACATTCGCTGCACTTCTTCTTTGCACACCTTGGACACAACGAACGCTCGCAGATCTCGCATGTACCGGCGCAGGTCCTGCAGACGATCTCGCTGCAACTGGCGCAGACCGCCGAGCAGTCATCGCACACCGCGTTGTCACAACTCGTGCAGGAATAGGAATACTCGCCGTCCATGATGTAGCCGCACTCGTAGCAGGACACCCCATGCCAGTCCGTCAGTGGCACATAGGGGCTGTCCGGATTGTAGGTCGTCAGGATGCTGCGGACCATGGTGAAGAAATCCACCAGTCGCCCTGCCTCGAGCGCGGCTTTGATGGCCGCTGCGCCGTCGCCTTCGCAGACCACATCGTGGCTCACGTGCGGATGCGTTATGGCGTTGTCGGTTGCGGCCGGGTGAGGATCGATGGCCATCACATAGTACGGCACCTTCTGATACAGCTCGCTCAGACTGTCCAGATACAGCGCAATCCGAAACCGGCCCAGGTAGACGTCCTCCAGGGTAATCGCTTCCGTGACCACGCACAGGGCACTTTCCTCGCCGTTGAATTCGACGTCATCGAACTCCTGCTGCAACGCCCACAGGTCTGCGGCGATCGCAGAGAGAGTCGGCATCTCTCTGTGTCGCCTGTCCAGAAGCGACTGGATGTTGGAAGCCAGGAATGGGATCTCACCCAACTGCCGGCTGACGGCCTTACAGGAGTGTTCGGCCGCTGCAAACCAGTCGCGGGACACAGCCGCTGCGAGCCTTCGGGAATCGCCGATCAGGTTCCGTATCGTGCCGGCGAACAGGCTCAACTGCGCTGTGCACCGCGCGTAGCGGCTCTTGCGCAGCTGCCACAGAGCGTTCTCGATAGCCGCTGCGACGCGCACCAGCTCCTTGTCATTCATGATGGTTCCTTTCAAATGGCAAAGGGCACCTGCCCGCCACAAGCAGACAGATGCCCTTGGTGATGTTCATCACGTGGAACGGTTACGACGCTCCCTCGATCTTTGTTGGCGTGATCGTCACGCGGTCGTTGGCTTGCAGCACATAGTCGCGCGGCACCGGCTGGCGATTGACCCGGATCAGATAGTCTTCGGGCCGCTCATGGGGCATTCTGTCCTTGAAGAACTGCGACACGGTCGTTTGATCGTTGACGTCCAGGTAATCGGCGAAGCCGCCGCCGGAGTTGTTGATATAGAGCAATCTCATGGTCATGTCCTTTCATTGTGTGAGGTTGTAAACTGCTGTGTGTGATACGTGTGATGCTTCATGGCCGCCATTCCTGGCGGACTGCGCGCACACTGTCCCCTGCTGTTCATGGTATGTCCTTTCATCTGGGTTCGGGTTACTGAGGGTAGGTATGTTGGTGTTGGGCGTGAGGTAATGCGGGGTCGCGAAGGCGAGGGGCGGATGCTCAGTTCAGCTCGGCGCGGATCGTGTCGCAGAGGACCTGGAGCAGTCGGGCCAGGTCACACGTTTCCATGGGCAGGCCTGTGGCGGCGTTCGTGGACGTAGCGTCCAGCCATCTTGTGACGGGCACAGCCGGCAACGCAACGGTCACATCCTGTGCTTCGATGGCCAGTCGTTCGAGCTTTCGGGCGATTTGATACCGCCTCATGGCCTCATCGAGGGCATCGGCTGCAGGGTCCGGATAGCCCAGGATCTCCTTGAGCATCTTGATCTCCTCGGCGTAGGCACGGGATGATTCGCCCCCGGTGTCGAGGCCTTCGAGGATCGCCTCGACGGTGTCGTAGACTTCGTTGAGCATGACAGTCTCCTTCAATCAATTCTCAGCATTGCGTGTACAGCCGACGTTCGTTCGTCAGCTCTCGGTTTGTCGGCCATCCTCTCCGGCTGCTGTGTGATCGCCTGAGAGGGTATGGACCTCGAACGAGTCCCCGACGTACAGTCCGTATCCGGCCAGGCGATACACGGCACAGAACCTCACATGACAACTGCGGCAGTAGCCTTCCTGATAGGCGCAGCGGGCATCCAACTCGACGGCGCCGAACTCGATCTCGCTGCTTTTGCACTGGGGACATCGCATCCCGTTCGTCTGGATGAATTTGCGCACCTTTGCCTGTGATTCGCTGGCTTCAGATCTGTCCGATGCCTGTGACGATTCAGCCGCCAGGTCCACAACCGTCTGCGAGCCCTCGCCATCCAATAGATAGAGCACCGGCCGCATGGACTCTGGATCGGTCATGATCTGGTAGGCCCGTTCAGCGGCCTGATGGGCATTTCGTGCGTT belongs to Anaerobaca lacustris and includes:
- a CDS encoding molybdopterin converting factor, which gives rise to MRLLYINNSGGGFADYLDVNDQTTVSQFFKDRMPHERPEDYLIRVNRQPVPRDYVLQANDRVTITPTKIEGAS